The nucleotide sequence ATGCTAACCGTGATGGGTATAAAAGCACGGGCTCTTGATGTAGTACTCGATGGCTCTCAAGCCGAGGTGACAAAAACCATGGCGAGCGACCCCAGAAGAATTTCTAAGATAGAAGTGGTGATGCAATTACCTGAAGGTGTTAGCGATAAACATAAGAAGATTCTGGAAAATACCGCGAGAACCTGTCCTGTTGAACAAAGTCTGCATCCCGATATTGAGCGTGTAGTGGTTTTTAACTGGGGCTAAGATCTCTATTTGAGCATTTTATGCTCAATATTTTTTAATTTTCTTCGTTAGTGAAAATATGAGATTTCTCTTCCTTCTTTTAACGCTTTCAC is from Constantimarinum furrinae and encodes:
- a CDS encoding OsmC family protein, with the protein product MSTSKVTYLGDLRTECVHLKSGSTYITDAPTDNNGKGEAFSPTDTVATGLANCMLTVMGIKARALDVVLDGSQAEVTKTMASDPRRISKIEVVMQLPEGVSDKHKKILENTARTCPVEQSLHPDIERVVVFNWG